The following proteins are encoded in a genomic region of Papaver somniferum cultivar HN1 unplaced genomic scaffold, ASM357369v1 unplaced-scaffold_10, whole genome shotgun sequence:
- the LOC113326356 gene encoding uncharacterized protein LOC113326356, producing the protein MKVPQPIFSVLLVLIKLFLLNFAAQPSLSAPDGPLYDYSAYTECKSQPEDPLYNGGVFRNHNGLNRKTVDSIGSPGIFSPAFVVPNLTQTTKYSFSGWVKINGKVKSAIIRANFWSGNSSFECNGSVLAKRGCWSLLKAGLKSSPCLENIQAFDHKNSEDSGIDISVGSLSLQPFTDQQWKSNQDFSINSERKRAVTIHVSDKNGTRLPGAQIIVDQISKEFPFGSAIADTILGNLLYQKWFAERFNVAVFENELKWYTTEPEQGKLNYTLADKLLEFVRANQMSVRGHNIFWEDPIYNPAWVRNLTSQKLQSAVGSRIQSLMLKYRGDFIHWDVSNELLHFDFYEKKLGPNATLSFFETAHKADPLATLFMNEFNIVETCSDDKSTVDTYISRLKDLKRDDIRMGGIGLEGHFSAPNLPLMRATLDKLATLDLPIWLTEVDIQDSFDKQTQAVYLEQVVREAFSHPSVDGITFWSAIHPYGCYPMCLTDNDFRNLPTSDVVDKLLNYLFHLRI; encoded by the exons ATGAAAGTACCCCAACCAATCTTTTCAGTCTTGCTGGTTTTGATCAAGTTGTTTTTGTTAAACTTCGCTGCTCAACCATCTCTCTCGGCGCCTGATGGACCTCTATACGATTATTCAGCTTACACTGAG TGCAAATCTCAACCAGAGGATCCCCTGTACAATGGAGGAGTTTTCAGGAACCATAATGGTTTAAATCGAAAGACGGTTGATTCCATCGGAAGTCCGGGAATCTTTTCTCCGGCATTTGTAGTGCCCAATCTTACTCAGACTACCAAGTACTCTTTCTCCG GCTGGGTAAAGATCAATGGTAAAGTAAAATCGGCTATTATAAGAGCAAATTTCTGGTCAGGAAACTCATCATTTGAGTGCAATGGTTCTGTCTTGGCTAAGAGAGGCTGCTGGTCGCTTCTTAAAGCGGGTTTGAAATCCAGTC CTTGTCTAGAAAATATACAAGCTTTCGATCACAAG AATTCTGAGGATTCAGGAATAGATATATCAGTAGGAAGTTTATCTTTGCAGCCATTCACTGATCAGCAATGGAAATCAAACCAAGATTTCAGTATAAACAGT GAAAGAAAACGTGCAGTCACCATCCATGTCTCAGACAAAAATGGAACTAGACTTCCAGGAGCTCAGATAATAGTTGATCAAATCTCAAAAGAGTTTCCATTTGGCTCTGCAATAGCAGACACCATTCTAGGAAACTTACTCTACCAG AAATGGTTTGCCGAGAGATTCAACGTTGCAGTATTTGAAAACGAGCTGAAATGGTACACAACAGAACCTGAACAAGGCAAGTTAAACTACACGTTAGCAGACAAGTTGTTAGAGTTCGTTCGAGCAAACCAGATGTCTGTCAGAGGCCACAATATCTTTTGGGAAGATCCTATCTACAATCCTGCATGGGTTCGCAACCTAACCAGCCAGAAGTTACAGTCTGCTGTTGGTTCACGTATTCAAAGTCTAATGCTTAAATATAGAGGTGACTTCATACACTGGGATGTAAGCAACGAACTGCTTCATTTCGACTTTTACGAGAAAAAACTAGGCCCAAATGCAACGTTAAGTTTCTTTGAAACTGCACATAAAGCAGACCCATTAGCAACTCTATTCATGAATGAGTTTAATATTGTCGAAACTTGTTCAGATGACAAATCAACTGTCGATACGTACATCTCAAGGTTGAAAGACCTAAAAAGAGATGATATTAGAATGGGTGGAATTGGGTTAGAAGGTCATTTCAGTGCTCCAAATCTTCCTCTAATGAGAGCCACATTGGATAAGTTGGCTACATTAGATTTACCTATTTGGTTAACAGAGGTTGATATCCAAGACAGCTTCGACAAACAAACACAAGCAGTTTATTTAGAACAAGTAGTGAGAGAAGCATTTTCACACCCATCTGTTGATGGTATAACGTTTTGGTCTGCGATTCATCCTTACGGTTGTTACCCAATGTGTTTGACGGATAATGACTTCCGCAATCTTCCAACAAGTGATGTTGTCGATAAACTTctgaactacctctttcat TTGAGAATCtaa